Genomic DNA from Sphingobium sp. V4:
TGTTCACTGGAAATGGCGGGGACAATGTATTCTATAACAGTAGCTCGGTGCGACCGTTTTTCGACCGGGCAAGATACGGTGACGGTTGGTTCGGCGCTGTCCGCACGGCTCGGGATATCAGCCGGGTTACCGGCGTGAGGCCGGCGGCCGCTGCACGGGCCATTGTTCGATTTTGGCCGAAGTTGCACCGGCGTTACGAGTGGCCGAGAGAAGTTGATTTCCTCACTCGCGAGACTGCGGAGATCGCGCGCAACTTGCCGCTCGACCATCCCTGGCTCCGTAGCCCTCGTGGCTCCGCGAGCGGCAAACAAGGTCACATCGCCCTGTTACTTCGAATGCAGAACCATATCGAGGGATATCTAAGGCCGGCCGGATTGGCGATGATCAATCCGCTCACTTCCCAGCCTGTTCTCGAACTAGCCTTGCATATTCCGACATGGCGACAGCTCGAAGGTGGCGTCAATCGCTCGATTGTTCGCCGCGCTTTCGCTGGTCGGCTCCCGGAATCCATATTAGCGCGACGTCACAAGGGCAGCCCGGGCGGATTTGCGATGGCAATCCTGGAGAAAAAGGCCAGCGAAGTAGCAGAAAGGCTTATGGAGGGGCAGTTGGCAACACGCGGCTTTATTGACAGGGACGCCGTCCGAGATGCGCTGGCAAAGGGGCCTGGCATGGGGTTTGGCTACATGCGGCTGCTCGCATTCCTCGATCTTCAGGCCTGGATAGAGCAATGGCAGGGAGTTGCATCCCGAGGATATGCGGACCTGCGAGATCCCGGCACCTTAGAGGCCGATCCGAAATTAAGGTGAGTGATATCAGCGCCTTAGCTTGACGTCTAAGGCGGTCGCTGATTCTGGAGTTTTGCGAAGAACTTCCGAGGAACAGCGATGTGGACCGATATCACTCGCGCGCAGCATGCGCGAAGCGAGTTGGCTTTGCCAACGGATTTGACGAATGCGGAGTGGCGGGTGCTGGAACCGTTCTTCCCTCCGCCTTCGCTGGTGGGCCGCCCCCGTAAATGGCCGATGCGCCGGATCGTCGAGGCGATCCTTTATCTGCTGCGGGGCGGGCTTCCATGGCGGATGCTACCACCCTGCTTCCCTCCGGTGTCCACCGTTCGGCGCTGGTTCTATCTGTGGCGCGACAACGGCCTGTGGCTGACGATCAACCACATGCTGCTCATGATCGCGCGCGAACTCCAGGGTCGCGAGCCCTCGCCCAGCGCGGGTGTCATCGATAGTCAAAGCGTGAAAACCACGGAATCCGGCGGTCCACGCGGCTACGATGCGGGCAAGAAGATCAAGGGACGCAAGCGCCACATCCTCACCGATACCCAAGGTTACCTCGTCCATGCCGTCATCCACGGGGCCGATATTCAGGACCGCGACGGTGCTCCGCTGGTGCTATCAGCCATCATCCAGCGCTTCCCCTGGCTCCGGCACGTCTTCGCCGATGGCGGCTACGCAGGCGACAAGCTCAAGGATGCACTGCGCGCCATGAGCAGATGGACCATCGAGATCGTCAAGCGATCCGACATCGCCAAAGGCTTCGAGATCCTACCACGCCGGTGGGTCGTCGAACGAACACTCGCATGGCTCAACCGCAATCGCCGTCTCGCCAAAGACTTTGAAAACACTATTGCTTCGGCCACCGCCTGGCTGTTCATCGCCTCAGTCCAGCTGCTCACGCGGCGTATCGCAAAACTCTGATATCGCGGCCGATAATTTCGAATCGGGCTCTTAGGGTGATGGCGTCGCACACGGCTTTGGCCCGGAAGAAACCAATGAGCGGCACAAAGCCTGCCAACGCTCGCCGGCTGCGACATCGTCGGGCGCGAGCGTCGGAGCATGGCCGCGAAGCCAAAAATCAAACCAATCAATGTTCCGCAAGTAGATGGCGAGACGATGCGCGGGCTCTCGCTTCACATGATGTTCCTCGGGGAAAACATAGAGATCCACCGGCTTATTCCTCTCGCGCAAGGCGGTGACGCTCTCCAGGGTCGCGAGATATTCGTCATCCGAAACCTGGAGCAGCAAGGGGGTATCGATATGGTGGGCGGCGCGAGCCAGCGAGATCGGACGCCAGAACTCGGGGCGATCCTCCGTGAGCGCTGGCCAGCCGATGTCTCGATAATAGGCTTGTATTGCGGGCCCTAGCGTCCAAGCTTGCGACGGCTCCCAGCAGCAGCTACTGACGGCAGCGGCGCTGAATAGCTTGCTGTTCACAAGCGCAAACTGGACGGTCGTCGCACCGTCGCTGAGTCCCGTAATCCCAATCCGGTTCGGATCTGCCACACCGTCGGCAACGAGTTGGCTCACCTCTGTCTCTATCGCCGAGAGGATGCTGCGACGTTCGCGAAACCCCTCCATTTCCGCTTTCAACCTAGCATTGGACGGCAAATACTCCTGGCCGGCGAGAGGTGACTGCGGCCGCTGGACACTGAGCACGAGGTAGCCGCGGTTCGCAAAAAGCTGGATAGGGTATTCGTCACCTGTTCCCCCGCGGAGAAACCCACGGCTGGTATATTGGACGACGATCAGCGGGTAGCGTTTGCCCTTGCTGTATCCGACAGGATAAATAAGATCTCCGAAGCAGGCGATGCCTTCGGCATTGTGCCACCAGACGCGCTCAGTGCGTCCGAGGGAAAGTTTCCCAAAGCCGATATTCGGATCGAACAAGACCGTAACGCTTCCATTTCGCGGATCGATCCGGATGAGATGGCGCGGTTCTTTGGAAGTCTCGCGGGCACATATTAAGCTTCCATCGGACGAGGTGCAGTCTAGAAGCAAATCCTCCGTCGAATAAAGTTTGCGCGGTGCGCCCGTTCCGACTTGCCAATCGAAAATTGCGGTTTTGCTGTCGGCCAAACCTTCGCGCCGCAGAAAGCCAATATGGTTTGGTCCGCTACTCCAGGGGAGGCCGACGACACGCGTGCAAAGTGGGCTTGAGCAGCCGCTCTCCTTACCGTGGCGCGTAGCGACAATATAGCGAACACCTTGAGCATTCTCCTTGGTCCCCGCCACCCAAGACGGGGCCGAGCCAGATTCCCGGAACAAGGCAATCTCAGCCTCAGTCGCCACTCGCTCAGCTCCGTTGTCGATGTCCCAAGTGCGAAAGATCGAGGGCAGGGGGCCACGCAGGAAAGGCTTGTTGGTCGCGACCGGCGAAAAGCGGTCGTCATAGTGGTAGCCAGCAAGCCCTTCGGTAGCGCGTTGCTCCAGCGCTGCGGCATCATCTGTCAACTTCACTACGACTGCCTGTCCATTCGCGGTCAGCCGAAAGTCATCCACATCCCGTATGCTCCGTGTGAGCGCGTTCCCGTTTGATCCATCGATATCGACCCTCCAGACCTGGGCCACGCCGTTGATCAGCTTCAAATAAGCCACCGACTTCCCATCCGGCGCCCAACGCGGTGTAATCACTAAAGGGAAACCGGTTGGGAAGTTCGCTTTTCCCAGCACATTTGGAAACTTCCAGAAGATCGTGCCCTCGCCGCTATCGACCAATCGCGGGGCGGAATTGCGCCCAACTACATACATTCCCGTGCAATAGGAATTGGTCGCAGTCATGGCGCGGCGAACACCGACCGCTATAAGCCCCCCTTTGGGAGAGACGGTAAACATCCGATCATCGTACAAATCGGCTAGCGAGCCAATGTCAATTAACCCAACGAGATCCTCAGCTTGGAGAGGTCGGGCGTCGGCGTGTTGATTTATCGCCAGCGTCGAAGCGCAATCGACACGTGCCGAGGCCGGGGAGGGGATCGCCCAAACAAGCAAGGCCCAGGCGAAGACGAAGAACGCCACCACTTTGGCCATTGTCAGAAGCGCTTGATCAGAGTGAGACTGAGGACCCGACCAACGCTCGAGTAGTTCGTCGCATCATAAGGCGGGCTATTTCCGCCCGATGTCCGGATCAGCGATGGCTTTTCATCAAAGATATTGGACGCCGACGCCAACAGCTCAAATCCATTCAGGGCACCGGACGCCTTTGGGCGTATCCTGATCGTTGCATCGAAGGATACGAAGTCTCCAACCTTTACCGTAGGTGTGGTTCGGCTATCCTGTGTTCCCCCAATATAGTTCGCCCCCGCCGTGAGCTCGATGATATCGCGCGTCCATCCAGCGCTTGCCCGCGCGCGCCAGTGCGGGGGATTGAATATTAGGCCAGCACTTTGCTGGATTGGCTGGTCGGCGCTCAACTTCTGATTGCTCTGGAGATAGCTCGCATTGGCGTTAAGATTGAACTGGTCGCGTCCAATCGTGAAGTCATATGCTGCGACAACATCAAAGCCTTTGATGTGCTGTTGTGCGGCATTCTGATACTGGTTGCCGATGATCGCTCCGACGAGTGCAGGATCATAGGGATCGCTCGTCTGATTATCGACGCCGAGCGGCAAGTTTGATGTGGCCTGCAGCACCTGAGAGACGGTAGGATTGATGGCGATGAGATTACGATAAATAGAGCCGCTGAAAGCTTGGGTGTAGTTCAGAATCGGCACGACAACGCGGTCTCGGTAGTGGACATCGAAACGGCTGATGCCCAGCGATAGGCCGGGGACTGCTTTCGGCTTGAACTCAGCCGATATTGTCCAAGCAGAGGCTTTTTCCGGCTTCAGTCGGCCACCACCACCGGTCAACAGAAGGATATTTCGACTATCAGGCGGAAGTGGAAAGAAATCGGTTGAGGGAACGAGGGTTCCGCTCTGGGCCTGGTTAATCTGGGCAAGCGTCGGTGCCTTAAAGGAGCGACCCCAACTCGCCTTCAGCGTCAGATCCTCAACCGGGGCATAGATGATCCCCATTTTTGGCGTCGCAAGCCCGCCGATCTGGCTATAGTGCTCATATCTCACGGCCGCCGAAAGGATAAGGCGCCGGACCAGAGACATGGCATTGGCCGATCCGACCACAGGAACCGATAGCTCGCCATAACCGAAACTGACAGTGCGGCGATCGTGATAATCGACCAGTGCGGTAGTCGCAGCAGACGTCACCTGCTGGATCGATGCATCCAGCTGGATGACGCGGACGCCAACGCCGAGCGCAAGTCGAGCGACTCCGCCGGGCAAGGAGATCAAGGGCCCCTCGACATTGCCTTCACCTGACCAGAAGCCGTTGTCGTACCGAACCTTGTTCCGCGCGAAGAGTGCACCGCCGAAATAAATGGCGGCTTGCACCTTACTGTCGCTGCTTGCGCGTGTTCCACGGACGGTGAGTTGCCAATCTGAAGGCAGATTTATTTTGATAGTTGGGCTAACTGAGTAGCTGAAAACTTTGGGCGTCGTGATTACTCCCGATTGATCCGCATCGAGAGTCGTCGTGAAGGGAAGCGCAGCGCGCGACCGGTGATCGTTGAGATGCGCGTCAA
This window encodes:
- a CDS encoding IS5 family transposase is translated as MWTDITRAQHARSELALPTDLTNAEWRVLEPFFPPPSLVGRPRKWPMRRIVEAILYLLRGGLPWRMLPPCFPPVSTVRRWFYLWRDNGLWLTINHMLLMIARELQGREPSPSAGVIDSQSVKTTESGGPRGYDAGKKIKGRKRHILTDTQGYLVHAVIHGADIQDRDGAPLVLSAIIQRFPWLRHVFADGGYAGDKLKDALRAMSRWTIEIVKRSDIAKGFEILPRRWVVERTLAWLNRNRRLAKDFENTIASATAWLFIASVQLLTRRIAKL
- a CDS encoding Atxe2 family lasso peptide isopeptidase, encoding MAKVVAFFVFAWALLVWAIPSPASARVDCASTLAINQHADARPLQAEDLVGLIDIGSLADLYDDRMFTVSPKGGLIAVGVRRAMTATNSYCTGMYVVGRNSAPRLVDSGEGTIFWKFPNVLGKANFPTGFPLVITPRWAPDGKSVAYLKLINGVAQVWRVDIDGSNGNALTRSIRDVDDFRLTANGQAVVVKLTDDAAALEQRATEGLAGYHYDDRFSPVATNKPFLRGPLPSIFRTWDIDNGAERVATEAEIALFRESGSAPSWVAGTKENAQGVRYIVATRHGKESGCSSPLCTRVVGLPWSSGPNHIGFLRREGLADSKTAIFDWQVGTGAPRKLYSTEDLLLDCTSSDGSLICARETSKEPRHLIRIDPRNGSVTVLFDPNIGFGKLSLGRTERVWWHNAEGIACFGDLIYPVGYSKGKRYPLIVVQYTSRGFLRGGTGDEYPIQLFANRGYLVLSVQRPQSPLAGQEYLPSNARLKAEMEGFRERRSILSAIETEVSQLVADGVADPNRIGITGLSDGATTVQFALVNSKLFSAAAVSSCCWEPSQAWTLGPAIQAYYRDIGWPALTEDRPEFWRPISLARAAHHIDTPLLLQVSDDEYLATLESVTALRERNKPVDLYVFPEEHHVKREPAHRLAIYLRNIDWFDFWLRGHAPTLAPDDVAAGERWQALCRSLVSSGPKPCATPSP
- a CDS encoding TonB-dependent receptor — protein: MRHYRSFILCGAAALALAISNASCAQEPGERDYNVAAQDLKYALRDLARQSGLELVAQSDALVGRKAPALRGHYSTIQALNLLLEGTGLTAEISDGTIFIRGRSEPPRAADAASDSSTDIIVTGSQIRGLEPGSPVRRDSREAIERAGYTDLGSYARSVAQNYAGGQNPGVISSVQAGSENVNASSTLNLRGLGADATLTLLNGHRLAYDAAHQGIDISAIPLIAVDRIEIVTDGASALYGSDAVGGVANIILRKDYQGILASARVGGATEGGNMQQQYSAIAGRRWDSGGFALSAEYSKSSDITAGQRSYTKNLQPNMTIFPWQRSFSGVLSAHQTIKDGVELSLDAHLNDHRSRAALPFTTTLDADQSGVITTPKVFSYSVSPTIKINLPSDWQLTVRGTRASSDSKVQAAIYFGGALFARNKVRYDNGFWSGEGNVEGPLISLPGGVARLALGVGVRVIQLDASIQQVTSAATTALVDYHDRRTVSFGYGELSVPVVGSANAMSLVRRLILSAAVRYEHYSQIGGLATPKMGIIYAPVEDLTLKASWGRSFKAPTLAQINQAQSGTLVPSTDFFPLPPDSRNILLLTGGGGRLKPEKASAWTISAEFKPKAVPGLSLGISRFDVHYRDRVVVPILNYTQAFSGSIYRNLIAINPTVSQVLQATSNLPLGVDNQTSDPYDPALVGAIIGNQYQNAAQQHIKGFDVVAAYDFTIGRDQFNLNANASYLQSNQKLSADQPIQQSAGLIFNPPHWRARASAGWTRDIIELTAGANYIGGTQDSRTTPTVKVGDFVSFDATIRIRPKASGALNGFELLASASNIFDEKPSLIRTSGGNSPPYDATNYSSVGRVLSLTLIKRF